A region of Thermus thermophilus DNA encodes the following proteins:
- a CDS encoding UvrD-helicase domain-containing protein has translation MALRPTEEQLKAVEAYRSGQDLKVKAVAGSGKTTTLRLMAEATPGKRGLYLAFNRSVQQEAARKFPRNVRPYTLHALAFRMAVARDEGYRAKFQAGKGHLPAQAVAEALGLRNPLLLHAVLGTLEAFLRSEAASPDPGMIPLAYRTLRAGTKTWPEEEAFVLRGVETLWKRMTDPKDPFPLPHGAYVKLWALSEPDLSFAEALLVDEAQDLDPIFLKVLEAHRGRVQRVYVGDPRQQIYGWRGAINAMDRLEAPEARLTWSFRFAETLARFVRNLTALQDRPVEVRGKAPWATRVDAALPRPPFTVLCRTNAGVVGAVVATHEVHRGRVHVVGGVEELVHLLRDAALLKKGEKRTDPHPDLAMVETWEELEALAEAGYAPAYGVLRLAQEHPDLEALAAYLERAWTPMEVAAGVVVSTAHKAKGREWDRVVLWDDFYPWWEEEAAARVNWGSDPAHLEEENLLYVAATRARKHLSLARVRGLLEAVDRMGVYRVAEEATRAYLLLSAEALRGVAMDPRVPAEHRVRALKALGYLERGEEVLDSLGKPGGRG, from the coding sequence ATGGCCCTGCGCCCCACGGAGGAGCAACTCAAGGCGGTGGAGGCCTACCGCTCCGGCCAGGACCTCAAGGTGAAGGCCGTGGCCGGGAGCGGCAAGACCACCACCCTGCGCCTCATGGCGGAGGCCACCCCGGGAAAGCGGGGCCTCTACCTGGCCTTCAACCGCTCCGTGCAGCAGGAGGCCGCGAGGAAGTTCCCCCGGAACGTCCGCCCCTACACCCTCCACGCCCTGGCCTTCCGCATGGCCGTGGCCAGGGACGAGGGGTACCGGGCCAAGTTCCAGGCGGGCAAGGGCCACCTCCCCGCCCAGGCCGTGGCGGAGGCCCTGGGATTGCGCAACCCCCTCCTCTTGCACGCGGTCCTGGGGACCCTGGAGGCCTTCCTCCGCTCCGAGGCCGCCTCCCCCGACCCGGGCATGATCCCCCTGGCCTACCGGACCCTGCGGGCCGGGACCAAGACCTGGCCCGAGGAGGAGGCCTTCGTCCTGCGGGGGGTGGAGACCCTGTGGAAGCGGATGACCGACCCCAAGGACCCCTTCCCCCTGCCCCACGGGGCCTACGTGAAGCTCTGGGCCCTCTCCGAACCCGACCTCTCCTTCGCCGAGGCCCTGCTGGTGGACGAGGCCCAGGATCTGGACCCCATCTTCCTGAAGGTCCTGGAGGCCCACCGGGGCCGGGTGCAGCGGGTCTACGTGGGCGACCCCCGCCAGCAGATCTACGGGTGGCGGGGAGCGATCAACGCCATGGACCGGCTGGAGGCCCCTGAGGCCCGCCTCACCTGGAGCTTCCGCTTCGCCGAAACCCTCGCCCGCTTCGTGCGCAACCTCACCGCCCTGCAGGACCGCCCCGTGGAGGTGCGGGGAAAGGCCCCCTGGGCCACCCGGGTGGACGCCGCCCTGCCTCGGCCCCCCTTCACCGTCCTCTGCCGGACCAACGCCGGGGTGGTGGGGGCGGTGGTGGCTACCCACGAGGTGCACCGGGGCCGGGTCCACGTGGTGGGGGGCGTGGAGGAGCTCGTCCACCTCCTGCGGGACGCGGCCCTCCTCAAAAAGGGGGAAAAGCGGACGGACCCCCACCCTGACCTGGCCATGGTGGAGACCTGGGAGGAGCTGGAAGCCCTGGCGGAGGCGGGCTACGCCCCCGCCTACGGGGTGCTGCGCCTGGCCCAGGAGCACCCCGATCTGGAAGCCCTGGCGGCCTACCTGGAGAGGGCGTGGACCCCGATGGAGGTGGCCGCGGGGGTAGTGGTCTCCACCGCCCACAAGGCCAAGGGAAGGGAGTGGGACCGGGTGGTCCTCTGGGACGACTTCTACCCCTGGTGGGAGGAGGAGGCGGCGGCGAGGGTCAACTGGGGCTCGGACCCGGCCCACCTGGAGGAGGAGAACCTGCTCTACGTGGCGGCCACCCGGGCGCGGAAACACCTCTCCCTGGCGCGGGTCAGGGGCCTCCTGGAGGCGGTGGACCGGATGGGGGTGTACCGCGTGGCGGAGGAAGCCACCCGGGCTTACCTCCTTCTCTCCGCGGAGGCGCTGAGGGGGGTAGCCATGGACCCCCGGGTTCCGGCGGAGCACCGGGTGCGGGCCCTCAAGGCCTTGGGCTACCTGGAGCGGGGAGAGGAGGTCCTGGACTCCCTGGGGAAGCCCGGGGGCCGGGGCTAG
- a CDS encoding ribbon-helix-helix protein, CopG family: MRLTVHLPEDLARLLRQTAENEGKSMSALTAEALEAYLKERRRRALGLKVLERAGKGQVAGEAHRLLEEGRRDRP, translated from the coding sequence ATGCGCCTAACCGTCCACCTCCCCGAGGACCTGGCCCGCCTCCTCCGCCAGACGGCGGAGAACGAGGGCAAGTCCATGAGCGCCCTCACCGCCGAGGCCTTGGAGGCCTACCTTAAGGAGCGCCGGCGCAGGGCCTTGGGCCTGAAGGTCCTGGAGCGGGCCGGGAAGGGCCAGGTGGCCGGGGAGGCCCACCGCCTCCTGGAGGAGGGGCGGCGTGACCGCCCTTGA
- a CDS encoding type II toxin-antitoxin system VapC family toxin, with protein sequence MTALDTGFFLRLLEGHEEAGALWRALAEGEGEGVVSGLSLVELLRLSLKGALAKEDSELLLQAIPAVCRVVWPDWTIGERAARLSHGLYLPLVDALVLATALEAGARELWTTDADLARYEGKLRVVLLR encoded by the coding sequence GTGACCGCCCTTGACACCGGCTTCTTCCTCCGCCTTCTGGAGGGGCACGAGGAGGCCGGGGCCCTGTGGCGGGCCCTGGCGGAAGGGGAGGGGGAGGGGGTGGTGTCGGGCCTCTCCCTGGTGGAGCTCCTGCGCCTGAGCTTAAAGGGCGCCCTGGCCAAGGAAGACTCGGAGCTCCTCCTCCAAGCCATCCCCGCCGTCTGCCGGGTGGTCTGGCCGGACTGGACCATCGGGGAGCGGGCGGCCCGGCTCTCCCACGGCCTCTACCTGCCCCTGGTGGACGCCCTGGTGCTGGCCACGGCCCTGGAGGCGGGGGCGAGGGAGCTTTGGACCACGGACGCCGACCTCGCCCGGTACGAGGGGAAGCTCCGGGTGGTCCTGCTCAGGTAG
- a CDS encoding ATP-binding protein: MFVGRKEEGRAVLLSVRAGRGVVLSAPPGYGKTALLRELLPALEAWARPYPEKARSLAQVWWPGEAPT, translated from the coding sequence ATGTTCGTGGGCCGGAAGGAGGAGGGGCGGGCGGTCCTCCTCTCGGTGCGGGCCGGAAGGGGGGTGGTGCTCTCCGCCCCGCCGGGGTACGGGAAGACGGCGCTTCTCAGGGAGCTCCTCCCCGCCCTCGAGGCCTGGGCGCGGCCCTACCCGGAGAAGGCGAGGAGTCTGGCCCAGGTGTGGTGGCCCGGTGAAGCCCCTACCTGA